The Natrinema salaciae genome includes a window with the following:
- a CDS encoding asparagine synthase-related protein, protein MPGITVLGEPTADDVVDDVLDSVRFTDAYQRHNVRTDDPIVAYTKYDEYPVSVFETEASTVVLEGYLYGTADVDAAVSEAATLVREGDTEALSEWVAARDGDFLLLVIDDADGTMWAVNDAFGRLPTYRATIDGTTVVTRELKVVRELGRALGDELEPDPIALGQLLLLGYPLGTRTLYAGVERLPPGSLLEVGAESVTSTHEFEFDVHANGNRRVEANARRLRDQFVEACENRASVSEETLISLSGGLDSRAAIAGYTRVDGTLTAATSMRADGANTAEVNVARQVANALDVPWESYVVDRTDRHREALLDMTQGMNNLSMSLGLNFAEQVSADHPRATFITGDGGDKAFPDLTPSKDVDSIDELVDAILDDQQVYSLEDVASLIDADPDTLRASIRDRLISYPESDHDGKFVHFLVRERGFNYLNTGEDRTRYYLWSTTPFYSLPFFTEAMACPPEQKRRTNLYREFLAALDPNTLDVEYVDYGAPIDSLEYRVKHAGYEWLSEHPALKKRVLQMLGRGGGSSGQPPTALVDATSKPDELASPFSSETVRRITWSQGGYNTHQQYLLLTLVAALSRDAAEPESAVADRDQSRPPTINQS, encoded by the coding sequence ATGCCTGGAATTACGGTTCTCGGAGAGCCGACTGCCGACGATGTCGTCGACGACGTTCTCGACTCCGTTCGGTTTACCGACGCCTATCAGCGCCACAACGTCCGGACCGATGACCCCATCGTCGCGTACACGAAGTACGACGAGTATCCGGTATCCGTGTTCGAAACGGAGGCGTCGACAGTCGTGCTGGAAGGGTATCTCTACGGTACCGCGGACGTCGACGCGGCGGTCTCGGAAGCCGCGACGCTGGTACGCGAGGGCGACACCGAGGCGCTCTCGGAGTGGGTGGCCGCCAGAGACGGCGACTTCCTGCTCCTCGTTATCGACGACGCGGACGGAACGATGTGGGCCGTCAACGACGCGTTCGGGCGACTGCCGACCTATCGCGCGACGATCGATGGGACGACGGTCGTCACGCGCGAGCTCAAGGTCGTTCGAGAACTGGGTCGGGCACTCGGCGACGAACTCGAGCCCGATCCGATCGCCCTCGGGCAGTTGCTGCTCCTCGGCTACCCGCTCGGGACGCGAACGCTGTACGCGGGGGTCGAACGGCTTCCGCCGGGATCGCTGCTCGAGGTCGGCGCGGAGTCGGTGACGTCGACACACGAGTTCGAGTTCGACGTCCACGCGAACGGGAATCGACGCGTCGAGGCGAACGCCCGACGGCTCCGGGATCAATTCGTCGAGGCGTGCGAAAACCGCGCCAGCGTCTCCGAGGAAACGCTCATCTCGCTCAGCGGTGGCCTCGACTCGCGGGCGGCGATCGCCGGGTACACTCGCGTCGATGGGACACTGACGGCCGCGACATCGATGCGAGCGGACGGCGCGAACACCGCCGAAGTCAACGTCGCACGACAGGTAGCGAACGCGCTCGACGTTCCCTGGGAGTCGTACGTCGTCGACAGGACCGATCGCCACCGCGAAGCGCTGCTCGACATGACGCAGGGAATGAACAACTTGAGCATGTCCCTGGGTCTCAACTTCGCCGAACAGGTGTCGGCGGACCATCCCCGCGCCACGTTCATCACTGGTGACGGCGGCGACAAGGCGTTCCCCGACCTGACACCGTCGAAAGACGTCGATTCGATCGACGAACTCGTGGACGCGATTCTCGACGATCAGCAGGTGTACTCGCTCGAGGACGTGGCTTCCCTCATCGACGCCGACCCGGACACGCTCCGCGCGTCGATCCGGGACAGACTCATCTCGTATCCCGAGTCCGACCACGACGGGAAGTTCGTTCACTTCCTCGTTCGCGAGCGCGGATTCAACTACCTCAACACCGGCGAGGACCGGACGCGATACTACCTGTGGTCGACGACGCCGTTTTACTCCCTGCCGTTTTTCACCGAGGCGATGGCGTGTCCGCCCGAACAGAAGCGGCGGACGAACCTCTACCGTGAGTTCCTCGCCGCGCTCGATCCGAACACCCTCGACGTCGAGTACGTCGATTACGGCGCGCCCATCGATTCCCTCGAGTACCGCGTCAAGCACGCCGGCTACGAGTGGCTGTCCGAGCACCCCGCACTCAAAAAACGGGTCCTCCAAATGCTGGGTCGAGGCGGCGGCTCGTCCGGACAACCACCGACCGCCCTCGTCGACGCGACGAGCAAACCCGACGAGCTGGCCAGCCCGTTCTCGAGCGAGACGGTCCGTCGAATCACCTGGTCGCAGGGCGGCTACAACACTCACCAGCAGTACCTACTGCTGACGCTCGTCGCGGCCCTCTCCCGGGACGCTGCCGAGCCCGAGTCAGCGGTCGCCGACCGCGATCAGTCCCGTCCGCCGACGATCAACCAGTCGTAA